The proteins below come from a single Chlorogloeopsis sp. ULAP01 genomic window:
- a CDS encoding PAS domain-containing sensor histidine kinase translates to MKDQEKTKDQLIAELVALRQEVGVLKALQIQNQQTEKALRESNDRFRLLVENVQDYAIFTLDSNGYIDSWNIGAENILGYQEAEIIGGCASCIFTPEDREQGEDNQELQKAVEEGKAVDERWHLRKDGTRFWACGILTALRDETGSLRGFAKIMRDMTDRKRAEQQIQQQAALLDVTTDAILVQDLSDRILFWNKGAECLYGLPAESVLGLNVNELLYGATPPPLRNIHQSIVEKGSWQGELHQVCHNGQKIIVSSRWTLISNFEGHSQSILVVNTDITEKKQLETRFLQAQRLESLGTLASGMAHDLNNVLAPILMAVQLLIMKLSDEQSQRLLQRVENNAKRGAALVRQVLSFARGLEGEHTILEVKSLILEIEQLVKQTFPKNITVYTSIAEDICPVSGNATQLYQVLMNLVVNARDAMPNGGVLSICAENLLLDEEFARRHIEACVGSYVMLCVSDTGTGMPPEVLERIFEPFFTTKEVGQGTGLGLSTVMGIIKSHGGFVDVESSVGQGTQFKVYLKAVEETQTQPTQDVKLPSGQGEWILVVDDETAILEVTQTALELYNYKVLTTCDGNRAIALYAEHQDKISVVLVDMTMPCMDGSTIIRTLQAMNSQVKIIAISGLSSNRHLAQTISTNVKAFLSKPFTTDKLLNTIHSVLGMNQ, encoded by the coding sequence ATGAAAGACCAAGAGAAGACAAAAGACCAACTGATTGCTGAGTTAGTAGCATTACGCCAAGAGGTTGGTGTTCTTAAAGCTTTACAAATCCAAAATCAGCAGACTGAAAAAGCACTGCGAGAAAGTAATGATCGCTTTCGCTTATTAGTTGAGAACGTTCAGGACTATGCCATTTTTACACTAGACTCCAACGGCTACATAGATAGTTGGAATATTGGAGCCGAAAATATTTTAGGTTATCAGGAAGCGGAAATTATTGGTGGATGCGCTTCGTGTATTTTTACTCCTGAAGATAGAGAGCAAGGTGAAGACAACCAGGAACTACAAAAGGCTGTAGAAGAAGGTAAGGCAGTTGATGAACGCTGGCATCTACGTAAAGATGGTACACGTTTCTGGGCTTGTGGTATTCTCACCGCTTTAAGAGATGAGACTGGTTCTCTACGCGGCTTTGCAAAAATTATGCGCGATATGACCGATCGCAAGCGAGCCGAACAGCAGATTCAACAACAAGCCGCTCTACTCGATGTCACCACAGATGCTATTTTGGTTCAAGATTTAAGCGATCGCATTTTGTTTTGGAATAAAGGAGCCGAGTGCCTGTACGGCTTGCCAGCAGAGTCAGTGCTAGGTTTGAATGTCAACGAACTCCTATATGGGGCGACTCCACCACCACTCAGAAATATACACCAGTCCATAGTCGAGAAAGGCTCGTGGCAAGGAGAGTTACATCAAGTTTGCCACAATGGTCAAAAAATTATTGTATCCAGTCGCTGGACGTTAATATCCAATTTTGAAGGGCATTCTCAATCAATTCTAGTTGTTAATACCGACATAACTGAGAAAAAACAACTGGAAACACGGTTTCTGCAAGCCCAACGCTTAGAGAGCTTAGGAACGCTTGCCAGTGGCATGGCTCACGACCTGAATAACGTTCTTGCCCCGATTCTGATGGCAGTACAATTACTGATCATGAAACTTTCTGATGAGCAGAGCCAGCGCTTACTTCAGAGAGTGGAAAACAATGCCAAACGAGGAGCGGCTTTAGTTCGGCAAGTACTCTCTTTTGCTAGGGGTTTAGAAGGCGAGCATACAATCTTAGAAGTTAAGTCTCTGATTTTAGAAATTGAGCAGTTGGTTAAGCAGACATTCCCCAAAAACATTACAGTTTATACAAGTATTGCCGAGGATATCTGCCCAGTTTCTGGCAATGCGACTCAACTATATCAAGTGTTGATGAACCTAGTAGTTAATGCGCGTGATGCAATGCCCAACGGCGGCGTACTTAGCATTTGTGCCGAAAATTTGTTGCTGGATGAGGAATTTGCCCGGAGGCATATTGAGGCTTGTGTAGGTTCCTACGTCATGCTTTGTGTTTCAGACACAGGAACTGGTATGCCACCAGAAGTCCTAGAGAGAATTTTTGAGCCTTTTTTTACGACTAAAGAAGTTGGGCAAGGTACAGGACTTGGTTTGTCTACGGTGATGGGTATCATTAAAAGTCATGGCGGTTTTGTGGACGTTGAGAGTTCGGTAGGGCAGGGAACACAATTTAAGGTATACCTAAAAGCAGTAGAGGAAACCCAAACGCAACCCACACAAGACGTCAAACTGCCTAGTGGGCAAGGAGAATGGATTTTAGTTGTTGATGACGAAACGGCAATACTTGAAGTAACTCAAACAGCGCTGGAATTATACAATTACAAAGTCCTGACAACTTGTGATGGCAATAGAGCGATCGCACTGTATGCCGAACATCAAGATAAAATTAGTGTGGTATTAGTTGATATGACGATGCCGTGTATGGATGGTTCAACGATTATCCGCACGTTGCAAGCCATGAACTCACAAGTCAAAATTATTGCTATAAGTGGACTCTCATCAAATCGACACTTAGCTCAGACAATTAGTACTAACGTCAAAGCATTCTTGTCAAAGCCCTTCACGACAGATAAATTATTGAATACCATACATTCGGTTTTAGGCATGAATCAGTAA
- a CDS encoding PadR family transcriptional regulator produces the protein MSLTHTILGLLQQEERTGYDLKTNCFDRCIAHLWTADQAQIYRTLDKLVEQGWVTCTIEIQHDRPNRKVYSLTEAGKAELVRWLQYPQPLSTPREPLLVQLFFAAQLPNEAIIQLLEQHLVARVEKLSECEKIELPALDDSSASREQIMQRLVLELVLRREQTYIDWLKTAIDVIRHQ, from the coding sequence ATGTCGCTAACACATACTATTCTTGGTCTCCTTCAACAAGAAGAGAGGACGGGCTATGATTTGAAAACAAACTGTTTTGATCGATGCATTGCTCATTTGTGGACTGCGGATCAGGCACAGATTTATAGAACGCTCGATAAACTAGTAGAGCAAGGTTGGGTTACTTGCACTATTGAGATTCAGCACGATCGCCCTAACCGCAAAGTTTATAGTCTAACTGAAGCAGGCAAAGCCGAATTAGTTCGCTGGCTTCAATATCCTCAGCCCTTATCAACACCACGAGAACCGTTACTAGTTCAGTTATTTTTTGCAGCCCAATTACCGAATGAAGCCATCATTCAACTTTTAGAGCAGCACCTAGTTGCACGCGTCGAAAAGCTGAGTGAGTGTGAAAAGATTGAGTTACCAGCACTCGATGACTCCTCAGCAAGTCGTGAGCAGATTATGCAGCGACTCGTACTAGAGTTGGTGCTACGAAGAGAACAAACTTACATTGATTGGTTGAAGACAGCTATTGATGTGATTCGCCATCAGTAA
- a CDS encoding pirin family protein: MKTHTRMIRTIAGIISSVETLEGEGMVVRRPFPKSSFSEFDPFLLLDELGPVDIEPGQAKGAPDHPHRGFETVSYILEGYIEHKDSQGHTGKFGPGDVQWMTAGAGVIHSEMPEREFARTGGRLHALQLWVNLPSRDKMMKPRYQEVPAQRIPTAQTNDAGVRVKAIAGEALGAKAVIETQTPIIYLHFTLQPGATVSQPVPKEYNAFAYVLDGEGLFGTEKERATQGQMVLFTQDGDEVAIANPLDAKSPLDVLLIAGVPLNEPVVRYGPFVMNTEAEIIQAIEDYRNGRMGSIDF; encoded by the coding sequence ATGAAGACTCACACACGAATGATTCGGACTATTGCAGGAATTATCAGCAGTGTTGAAACGCTGGAAGGAGAGGGTATGGTTGTTCGTCGTCCATTCCCCAAAAGCAGCTTTTCGGAGTTTGATCCGTTTCTCCTCCTTGATGAATTAGGCCCTGTTGATATTGAACCAGGTCAAGCGAAGGGAGCACCAGATCATCCCCACAGGGGTTTTGAAACAGTATCTTACATCCTTGAGGGATACATTGAGCACAAAGATTCACAAGGACATACGGGAAAATTTGGCCCTGGTGACGTGCAGTGGATGACGGCGGGAGCAGGTGTAATTCACTCGGAAATGCCAGAACGAGAATTTGCTCGCACAGGCGGGCGGCTTCATGCACTTCAACTCTGGGTAAACTTACCTAGTCGTGACAAGATGATGAAGCCTCGTTATCAGGAAGTTCCAGCCCAACGAATACCAACTGCTCAAACAAATGATGCAGGAGTGAGAGTGAAAGCGATCGCAGGGGAAGCACTAGGAGCTAAAGCTGTAATTGAAACGCAAACTCCAATTATTTATTTACATTTCACGCTCCAACCTGGTGCGACTGTATCTCAGCCTGTGCCAAAAGAATACAACGCTTTTGCATACGTGCTTGATGGAGAAGGTTTGTTTGGTACAGAAAAAGAGCGTGCAACTCAAGGGCAAATGGTGCTGTTTACCCAAGATGGTGACGAAGTAGCGATCGCCAATCCATTGGATGCAAAATCACCATTGGATGTGTTGCTAATTGCTGGCGTACCGCTCAACGAACCAGTTGTTCGCTATGGGCCGTTTGTGATGAATACCGAAGCAGAAATTATTCAAGCTATTGAAGACTATCGTAATGGGAGGATGGGTTCCATTGACTTCTAA
- a CDS encoding ssl1498 family light-harvesting-like protein, translated as MYTTTDERGILNNYANEPKVYYAAYPSVEQQRRYTIQAGVAAFLVTALIVVAFVVS; from the coding sequence ATGTATACCACTACAGATGAAAGAGGCATTTTAAATAACTACGCTAATGAACCCAAGGTTTACTATGCTGCTTATCCCTCAGTTGAACAGCAGCGCCGCTACACTATTCAGGCTGGAGTTGCGGCTTTCTTAGTCACTGCTCTGATTGTGGTTGCCTTTGTAGTTAGCTAA
- a CDS encoding dienelactone hydrolase family protein, with translation MQITKRNIELRVDDSLMRVYVAAPKAAGLYPGILFYSDIYQLGDPMIRLANYLAGFGYVVAAPEIFHRIEPIGMVIEPDDLGRMRGNDDARRTLVANYDSDRIAVIEFLKADSSVAPGKIGTLGFCIGGHLAFRAAFQSEIKAAVCCYPTGIPSGKLGKGVADTIQRVSEIKGEMLIVFGTLDPHIPTNDRQIIIQALEKAGVPHKICSYEAEHTFMRDDGYRYDSAAATSAWSESIAFFARIFAD, from the coding sequence GTGCAAATCACCAAACGCAATATCGAATTGAGAGTAGATGACAGTTTAATGCGTGTTTATGTAGCCGCCCCAAAAGCAGCAGGGCTTTATCCAGGTATTTTGTTCTACAGCGATATTTATCAGTTAGGTGATCCAATGATTCGTCTTGCTAACTACTTAGCTGGATTTGGCTATGTAGTGGCAGCCCCAGAAATTTTTCATCGCATAGAACCAATTGGCATGGTTATTGAACCAGACGATCTCGGTAGAATGCGGGGCAATGATGATGCTCGTCGCACTCTAGTGGCTAATTATGATAGCGATCGCATTGCTGTAATTGAGTTTCTCAAAGCAGACAGTTCGGTTGCTCCAGGTAAAATCGGCACTCTCGGCTTTTGTATTGGTGGGCATCTAGCTTTTCGGGCAGCTTTTCAAAGTGAAATTAAGGCGGCAGTCTGCTGCTATCCGACTGGCATTCCCAGTGGCAAATTAGGTAAAGGGGTAGCCGATACAATCCAACGGGTAAGTGAAATTAAAGGCGAAATGCTCATTGTCTTTGGTACTCTCGATCCTCACATACCGACAAATGACCGTCAAATTATCATCCAAGCTCTTGAGAAGGCTGGTGTACCACACAAAATTTGCTCTTATGAAGCAGAGCATACATTTATGCGTGATGACGGTTATCGCTACGATTCTGCTGCTGCTACCTCTGCTTGGTCTGAAAGTATAGCTTTCTTTGCACGTATTTTTGCAGACTGA
- a CDS encoding GNAT family N-acetyltransferase yields MNILKLEPDLHIFHVRKLFFEYLSWTNLIASSELNFSFDVNSYLEQDMAKLYQFAPPEGRLLLAEYDGKIAGCAGLRKVNAETAELKRVYVKPEFRRKGIARSLVKAIIQEACQIGYTKIRLDVPPFVKEAQSLYRSLGFQDIFPFAESEIPEIFHFLCAFMQLTIKPY; encoded by the coding sequence TTGAATATTCTCAAACTAGAACCAGATTTACATATATTTCACGTACGAAAATTATTTTTTGAATATCTCAGTTGGACTAATTTGATAGCAAGCAGTGAATTGAATTTTAGTTTTGATGTTAATTCATATTTAGAACAAGATATGGCAAAACTGTATCAATTTGCGCCACCAGAAGGAAGACTACTTTTAGCAGAATACGATGGAAAAATAGCAGGATGTGCTGGCTTGCGAAAAGTTAATGCTGAAACAGCAGAGCTAAAAAGGGTTTACGTTAAACCAGAATTTCGTAGAAAAGGAATTGCTCGGAGTTTAGTGAAAGCTATTATTCAAGAAGCTTGTCAAATAGGTTATACAAAAATTCGTTTGGATGTTCCACCTTTTGTCAAAGAAGCACAATCACTTTATCGTTCTCTAGGTTTTCAGGATATTTTTCCATTTGCGGAGAGTGAAATTCCAGAAATTTTTCACTTTTTATGTGCTTTTATGCAGTTAACGATTAAGCCCTATTAA
- a CDS encoding DNA adenine methylase, with translation MFKSPLRYPGGKQKAIPQIAQYIPPTFKKFREPFVGGGSVFFHILQKYPNLPCWINDLNQELYYFWTQVKINLPELVEEVWKIKQQTTDGRALFKALAVADTSAMSSLERAVRFFVLNRITFSGTIESGGYSSASFKARFTNSSIERLAALNGCFINTRITNFDYSALLKEPGDDVFIFLDPPYLSKSKSKLYGKKGDLHTCFDHARFAKLMSECSHKWLITYDNCEEIRHNFSFAHIYEWELQYGMNNYKQNQAEKGKELLITNYPIKL, from the coding sequence ATGTTTAAAAGTCCATTACGCTATCCTGGTGGAAAACAAAAGGCGATTCCTCAAATTGCCCAATATATACCTCCTACATTTAAGAAATTTCGTGAACCTTTTGTGGGTGGAGGTTCTGTATTTTTTCATATCTTACAAAAATACCCCAACTTACCTTGCTGGATTAACGATCTCAACCAAGAACTTTATTATTTTTGGACTCAGGTAAAAATTAATTTGCCTGAGCTAGTTGAGGAAGTTTGGAAAATCAAGCAACAGACAACAGATGGACGTGCTTTATTTAAAGCTCTTGCAGTTGCAGATACTAGTGCAATGAGTTCTTTAGAGCGGGCTGTACGTTTTTTTGTTCTCAACCGAATTACTTTTTCAGGCACTATTGAGAGTGGTGGTTACTCTAGTGCTTCTTTCAAAGCCCGATTTACAAACTCTTCTATTGAACGACTAGCAGCCTTGAATGGTTGTTTTATTAATACTCGGATTACTAACTTCGACTACAGCGCCCTACTAAAAGAACCAGGGGACGACGTATTTATTTTTCTCGATCCACCTTATCTTAGTAAGAGTAAATCTAAACTTTATGGTAAAAAGGGTGATTTACATACTTGTTTCGATCATGCCCGTTTTGCCAAGCTAATGTCAGAATGTTCACACAAATGGTTGATTACTTATGACAACTGCGAAGAGATACGACATAACTTTTCCTTTGCCCACATTTATGAATGGGAATTACAATATGGCATGAACAATTATAAACAAAATCAAGCAGAGAAAGGTAAAGAATTGCTAATTACTAATTATCCTATTAAATTATAA
- a CDS encoding 2-oxoglutarate and iron-dependent oxygenase domain-containing protein, protein MVNIPIINFSLFCNNNYIDRQTVVKQINQACHEIGFMYLQNHGIPTDLIKQIFSKSKVFFNLPLELKQRLAWSDEFSNQGYVGIERERLDANNPGDLKEAFNVGQKDAGTRGHDDAENFYVSCLSSPAKDSSILDFYRACTELSNKILQAFALALQLPEDFFTTRHTEQNHTLRLLHYPPVQKPLQPRQVRAGEHSDYGSITLLFQDEIGGLEIQTTAGQWIAAPAIPDTVIVNTGDLMQRWTNHVFCSTRHRVMIPTDERVKQSRYSVAFFCHPNNNTEIACLESCQKEHPPIYPPILAGEYLLSRLRATY, encoded by the coding sequence ATGGTTAATATTCCAATTATTAATTTTTCTCTCTTTTGTAATAATAACTATATAGATAGACAAACTGTTGTCAAGCAAATAAATCAAGCTTGCCATGAAATTGGCTTTATGTATTTGCAAAATCATGGTATACCTACAGACCTAATCAAGCAGATATTTTCAAAAAGCAAAGTCTTTTTCAACTTACCCTTAGAACTAAAACAGCGATTAGCTTGGAGCGATGAATTTAGTAATCAAGGTTATGTTGGAATTGAGAGAGAACGACTTGATGCTAACAATCCTGGTGATTTGAAAGAGGCATTTAATGTGGGACAAAAAGACGCGGGGACACGGGGACATGATGACGCGGAGAATTTTTATGTGTCATGTCTAAGTTCTCCAGCAAAAGACTCTTCTATTCTCGATTTTTATCGAGCTTGCACAGAATTATCTAATAAAATATTACAAGCATTTGCTTTGGCTTTACAATTGCCAGAAGATTTTTTTACAACTAGACATACCGAACAAAATCACACTCTGCGACTACTGCATTATCCGCCAGTGCAAAAACCGCTCCAACCCAGACAAGTGCGTGCTGGCGAACACTCAGACTATGGCAGCATTACCCTACTGTTTCAAGACGAAATTGGAGGTTTAGAAATACAAACAACAGCTGGGCAGTGGATTGCTGCGCCAGCAATTCCTGATACTGTCATAGTTAATACTGGCGATTTGATGCAACGATGGACTAATCATGTATTTTGCTCAACCAGACATCGGGTGATGATTCCCACTGATGAGAGAGTAAAACAGTCTCGGTATTCTGTGGCATTTTTCTGCCATCCCAACAATAATACAGAAATTGCTTGTCTTGAGAGTTGCCAAAAAGAACATCCTCCCATTTATCCACCAATTCTGGCAGGAGAATATCTTTTGAGCCGTTTACGAGCAACTTACTAA
- a CDS encoding protein-S-isoprenylcysteine O-methyltransferase, with protein sequence MNPLTSKIIFIIGMILWLLVRIPYQKEQKKNTIVDARTTIQEKLVRLLLLIGILFIPWIYVLSPWLNSVNYHLPIWANVLGIAALMLSLWLFWRSHHDLGKNWSSTLQIREGHTLTTNGVYQNIRHPMYASVLLLCVAQALLLPNWIAGLSGFIGFSIAYATRVNQEEQMLLDRFGDEYEAYRQSTKRLVPYLF encoded by the coding sequence ATGAATCCACTGACATCAAAAATAATTTTCATAATTGGGATGATATTGTGGCTGCTCGTGAGAATCCCTTATCAAAAAGAGCAGAAAAAGAATACGATTGTTGATGCTCGAACAACCATTCAGGAAAAATTAGTTCGCCTTCTTTTATTGATTGGGATACTATTTATCCCTTGGATTTATGTTCTATCTCCTTGGTTAAATTCTGTAAACTACCATCTACCAATCTGGGCTAATGTATTAGGTATTGCCGCTCTTATGCTCTCGCTTTGGTTGTTCTGGCGCAGCCATCATGACTTGGGCAAAAATTGGTCATCAACACTGCAAATCAGGGAAGGACACACATTAACAACTAATGGCGTTTATCAAAACATTCGTCATCCGATGTATGCCTCTGTGCTGTTACTTTGCGTTGCACAAGCCTTATTGCTGCCAAACTGGATTGCAGGTTTATCTGGATTCATTGGTTTTAGTATTGCGTATGCAACACGAGTTAACCAGGAGGAACAAATGCTGCTTGACAGATTCGGTGATGAGTATGAAGCCTACAGGCAAAGTACAAAGCGATTAGTTCCCTATCTGTTCTAA
- a CDS encoding AraC family transcriptional regulator, whose product MRTPAQTIKVIDYRQENASDPFVPKPAVLSSSKWDSIHFELHQQPKFEITEHQHTMHVIAQGIASLSPSDLSGERWLDGKLKRETRNHGDIAIIPAGISHRCNWNTSVQFIILAIESALLKQVGQDWVDCDRIELIPHFMTRQDVLLQGIFCALREELESKKIGGYLLIDSIKTTLAIHLLRNYCTTQPKLFTYTDGLPTLKLQQVKEYINEHLEQDVKLSEIAAIAQMSQYHFLRLFKQGMGVTPHQYILQCRIDKAKYLLQHSELSIADIAVRVGFCDQSHLTRYFKRIVGVTPKQLMQARTQ is encoded by the coding sequence ATGAGAACGCCAGCGCAAACGATCAAAGTAATTGATTACCGCCAAGAGAATGCATCAGATCCGTTTGTGCCTAAACCCGCTGTTCTCTCAAGCTCAAAATGGGACAGTATCCATTTTGAACTCCACCAACAGCCAAAGTTTGAGATAACTGAGCATCAACACACAATGCACGTGATTGCACAAGGAATTGCCAGTTTATCGCCTTCCGACTTATCAGGGGAACGATGGTTGGATGGAAAGCTTAAAAGAGAGACGCGCAATCATGGAGACATTGCAATTATTCCTGCGGGTATTTCCCATCGCTGCAATTGGAATACCTCAGTCCAGTTTATAATTTTGGCAATTGAGTCTGCACTCCTCAAACAAGTCGGTCAAGATTGGGTTGATTGCGATCGCATTGAACTTATCCCTCATTTTATGACTCGGCAAGATGTATTGCTTCAAGGTATCTTCTGTGCCTTACGAGAAGAATTAGAGTCTAAAAAAATTGGCGGTTATTTACTGATTGATAGTATCAAAACAACATTAGCTATTCATTTATTACGGAACTATTGCACCACGCAACCTAAGCTTTTTACCTATACAGATGGATTACCTACTCTGAAGTTGCAACAGGTGAAGGAGTATATTAACGAACATCTGGAGCAGGATGTAAAGTTAAGTGAGATTGCTGCGATCGCCCAAATGAGTCAATACCACTTTTTGCGTTTGTTCAAGCAAGGTATGGGTGTAACGCCCCACCAATACATTTTGCAATGTCGGATTGATAAAGCGAAATATTTATTACAGCACAGCGAACTTAGCATTGCAGACATTGCTGTCAGGGTAGGTTTTTGCGATCAAAGTCACTTGACTCGATATTTCAAACGGATTGTCGGCGTTACACCAAAACAACTCATGCAAGCGCGAACGCAATAA
- a CDS encoding dienelactone hydrolase family protein, whose amino-acid sequence MLKTPNIEINTTKVKIPNNGLEIDAYLAQPTHQGIFGTVIVFQEIFGVNNHIREVTELIAKHGYVAVAPALYQRFAPGFEVEYKSESVGYSPEGYRLGLEYYQQVKYQEIFSDIQATIAYLKTLPNINDNAIGVIGFCFGGHVAYMAATLPEIKATASFYGGGITTSSYGEDTPTINRTSEIKGTIYVFFGTRDELVSQEENEQIEAELKKHQINHRVFRYDAGHGFFHGLFVEKYPFIAQHPSYSPEAAPDAWQRVLELFQNNL is encoded by the coding sequence ATGCTAAAAACACCAAATATTGAAATTAACACTACAAAAGTCAAAATCCCTAACAACGGCTTAGAAATTGATGCTTACTTAGCTCAACCAACACATCAGGGAATCTTTGGCACTGTTATAGTTTTTCAAGAAATTTTTGGAGTTAACAACCACATTCGAGAAGTCACCGAACTCATAGCCAAACATGGTTATGTAGCAGTAGCACCCGCGCTTTATCAACGTTTTGCTCCCGGTTTTGAGGTTGAATATAAATCAGAAAGTGTTGGCTATAGCCCAGAAGGCTATCGGCTTGGCTTGGAATACTATCAACAAGTCAAGTATCAAGAAATCTTCAGTGATATTCAAGCTACGATCGCTTACTTAAAAACTCTACCTAATATCAATGATAATGCGATCGGGGTGATTGGTTTCTGTTTTGGCGGTCATGTTGCTTACATGGCTGCAACCTTACCCGAAATTAAAGCAACGGCTTCATTTTACGGTGGTGGAATTACCACTTCTAGTTATGGTGAAGATACTCCAACCATTAATCGCACCTCTGAAATTAAAGGTACTATTTATGTGTTTTTTGGGACAAGGGATGAATTAGTTTCCCAGGAGGAAAACGAGCAAATTGAGGCGGAATTAAAGAAACATCAAATAAATCATCGCGTATTCCGATACGACGCAGGACACGGATTCTTTCACGGATTATTTGTAGAGAAGTACCCATTCATCGCCCAGCACCCAAGTTACAGCCCCGAAGCGGCTCCTGATGCTTGGCAACGCGTTCTAGAACTTTTTCAAAACAACTTGTGA
- a CDS encoding chromophore lyase CpcT/CpeT yields MTHSTDLATLAQWMAADFSNQEQAFENPPLFAHIRVCMRPLPVDLLSGVSFYVEQAYDYMLNDPYRVAVAKLVDAGDHIQIENYKVKDEQRFYGASRNLERLKTLTIDDLEKSCGCNMILEWTGSGFKGKVEPGKSCFVYRKGKKTYLDSEFEIDGEKFISRDRGRDPETDEHIWGSVAGAFHFVRWHTFADEVRV; encoded by the coding sequence ATGACTCATTCCACAGATCTTGCCACCTTAGCCCAGTGGATGGCAGCAGATTTTAGCAATCAAGAACAAGCTTTTGAAAATCCGCCCTTATTTGCCCATATTCGTGTTTGTATGCGTCCCCTTCCCGTAGACTTGCTCTCAGGAGTGAGTTTTTATGTGGAACAAGCTTATGACTATATGCTGAACGATCCTTATCGTGTAGCAGTAGCAAAGTTAGTGGATGCAGGAGATCATATCCAAATAGAGAATTACAAGGTTAAGGATGAACAAAGATTTTATGGAGCATCCCGCAATTTAGAACGCCTTAAAACTTTAACAATCGATGATTTGGAAAAATCCTGTGGTTGTAACATGATTTTAGAGTGGACAGGCTCCGGCTTCAAAGGCAAGGTGGAGCCAGGAAAATCCTGTTTTGTTTATCGCAAAGGCAAAAAAACTTATCTAGATAGTGAATTTGAAATCGACGGAGAAAAATTTATCAGTCGCGATCGCGGGCGCGATCCAGAAACCGATGAGCATATTTGGGGTTCTGTCGCTGGCGCATTTCACTTTGTCCGTTGGCACACTTTTGCCGATGAGGTAAGAGTTTAA